One genomic region from Melioribacteraceae bacterium encodes:
- a CDS encoding sodium:solute symporter, with the protein MYAETLHWIDYIVIILSLVVSLYVGFYFVKKQTSTNAYFAGSRSIPSWAVGMSILATLISSITFLAYPGEGFKSNWILLVQAIMVVIVLSGLVWFVVPLFRKVIGISTYEYFEKRFGFFARIYTSLAFTFTHFTKMGTVFFLMGLALSSMTGMDTLSVIWVIGIVVIVLTMMGGIEAVIWLDVIQGFMLIGGGLIALALILFIPEGGPGAVIANAIENNKIGFGPYDFDFAKLTFFVMVLNGIFYGIQKYGTDQTIVQRYLTAKSEKGAIKAALMGVLLSLPVWALFMFIGTALFSFYQVTDFTLPEGLKADQVFPYFITTQVPPGLTGLILSALIAAAISSLDSDLNCLSAVGVTDYYTRLKPDATDQQKLKVGRWIVFFSGLAALIIATVYVYAGGEGVLGIVFELYAIFSGGIAGIFILGLFSRRANKHGLYIAIVICVIFTSYAVLTSTKVDGEPILNLGPMNFPHHKYMLGVYTHFIIIIVGYLASLFYKSDVPHEELTIYWWIKNRKAIGKADL; encoded by the coding sequence ATGTATGCCGAAACCCTCCATTGGATTGATTACATAGTAATTATCCTTTCATTAGTTGTTTCACTCTATGTTGGTTTTTACTTTGTTAAAAAGCAGACTAGTACAAATGCCTATTTTGCCGGTAGCAGATCTATTCCTTCATGGGCTGTCGGTATGTCTATTCTTGCCACTTTGATCAGTAGCATTACCTTTCTTGCATATCCCGGAGAAGGTTTTAAATCAAACTGGATTTTACTGGTTCAGGCAATAATGGTTGTGATAGTTTTATCAGGACTGGTCTGGTTTGTTGTTCCGCTCTTCAGAAAAGTAATAGGAATAAGTACATATGAATATTTTGAAAAGAGATTCGGGTTTTTTGCGAGAATCTATACATCACTCGCATTTACATTTACTCACTTTACTAAAATGGGAACGGTCTTTTTTCTTATGGGGCTTGCGTTATCAAGTATGACAGGAATGGATACTCTGTCAGTAATCTGGGTGATCGGAATTGTTGTAATAGTTTTAACCATGATGGGCGGAATAGAAGCTGTAATATGGCTTGATGTAATTCAGGGTTTTATGCTAATTGGAGGAGGTTTAATTGCTCTGGCTCTTATCCTGTTTATTCCGGAGGGAGGTCCCGGTGCTGTAATTGCGAATGCTATTGAGAATAATAAGATCGGTTTCGGCCCTTATGATTTTGATTTTGCAAAGCTTACATTTTTTGTAATGGTATTAAACGGAATCTTTTACGGTATTCAGAAATATGGAACCGACCAGACAATTGTTCAAAGATATCTTACTGCCAAATCCGAAAAAGGCGCTATCAAAGCGGCTTTAATGGGTGTTCTTTTGAGTCTCCCTGTCTGGGCTCTCTTTATGTTTATCGGCACGGCGCTATTTTCATTTTATCAGGTTACCGATTTTACTCTGCCGGAAGGATTAAAAGCCGATCAGGTTTTTCCCTATTTCATTACAACTCAGGTGCCTCCCGGTTTGACCGGATTGATTTTATCTGCTCTAATTGCTGCGGCTATTTCAAGCCTTGATTCCGACTTGAACTGTCTCTCTGCAGTTGGTGTAACCGATTATTATACACGATTAAAACCTGATGCTACAGACCAGCAGAAACTGAAGGTTGGAAGATGGATTGTTTTTTTCTCGGGCCTGGCTGCTCTGATAATTGCGACTGTTTATGTCTATGCGGGCGGTGAAGGAGTACTCGGAATTGTATTTGAACTTTATGCGATCTTCTCGGGTGGTATAGCCGGAATCTTTATACTCGGATTATTCAGCAGGAGAGCAAACAAGCACGGTTTGTACATCGCTATTGTAATCTGTGTAATATTTACATCTTATGCAGTCCTTACTTCAACAAAAGTTGACGGAGAGCCGATTCTCAATCTTGGCCCCATGAATTTTCCGCATCACAAATATATGCTGGGCGTTTATACTCACTTTATAATAATTATCGTCGGCTATCTGGCCAGTCTTTTTTATAAGTCGGATGTGCCGCATGAAGAACTTACTATTTACTGGTGGATAAAAAACAGAAAAGCGATCGGGAAAGCTGATCTGTAA
- a CDS encoding dihydrodipicolinate synthase family protein translates to MKKEKKYSGVVVPMLTPFNSNGSVDLVAVEKIVDNFLAKGVFPFVLGTTGEGPSISIREKRRLVEFTCKKYSGRTIIYVGLSGNCVEESIESAKEFIDLGADVIVSVVPSYFALKPDQMQKYFETVADSISKPMIIYNITATTHMSIPLEVVEKLSRHSNIVALKDSERDLERLDKSIEMFRDREDFSHLIGWAAKSCYGLSRGSDGLVPSTGNMTPGMFKMMYDAAREGNLPLAEKMQSETDLLASVYQSNKTLGESLAAAKILMKEFLLCEEYVLPPLTQLDRKITDEIKSQLIKLQEKIEFY, encoded by the coding sequence ATGAAGAAAGAAAAAAAATACTCCGGTGTTGTTGTACCAATGCTTACGCCTTTCAATAGTAATGGCAGTGTTGACCTTGTAGCAGTTGAAAAAATAGTCGATAACTTTTTAGCAAAAGGAGTGTTTCCGTTTGTACTCGGAACTACTGGCGAAGGTCCTTCAATTTCTATTAGAGAAAAAAGAAGACTTGTTGAATTCACCTGTAAAAAATATTCAGGTAGGACAATTATTTACGTTGGACTTTCGGGTAATTGTGTTGAAGAATCAATTGAATCGGCTAAAGAATTTATTGATTTAGGTGCGGATGTAATTGTCTCTGTTGTCCCGAGTTATTTTGCGCTTAAACCTGACCAGATGCAGAAATACTTTGAGACGGTTGCCGACTCAATTTCTAAACCGATGATCATTTACAATATTACTGCAACAACTCATATGTCTATCCCGCTTGAAGTTGTTGAAAAGCTGAGCCGTCATTCAAACATAGTCGCGTTAAAAGATTCGGAACGGGATTTAGAGCGTTTAGATAAGTCAATTGAAATGTTTAGAGACAGAGAGGATTTTTCTCATCTTATTGGTTGGGCTGCTAAAAGCTGTTATGGACTTTCAAGAGGATCGGACGGTTTGGTACCCAGTACAGGTAACATGACGCCGGGTATGTTTAAGATGATGTATGATGCTGCACGAGAAGGAAATCTTCCTCTAGCAGAAAAAATGCAGTCCGAAACTGATCTTCTTGCATCGGTTTATCAATCAAACAAAACACTTGGTGAATCCCTGGCTGCCGCAAAAATATTAATGAAAGAATTCTTGCTCTGTGAAGAATATGTTCTTCCCCCTTTAACTCAACTTGATAGAAAGATTACTGATGAAATAAAATCTCAGTTGATAAAACTACAAGAGAAAATTGAATTCTATTAA
- a CDS encoding Gfo/Idh/MocA family oxidoreductase, which yields MNRREFAQISALAAFGFALPASLNAFHKSGKRIKVGVIGTYHSHTEDKINTLIYLNDIYELIAVAEEDAVRRNNSIGFSNYGKINWITKRELLSRQDLNAVLIESSMDDLLSDALEAVEAGKHIHIDNPPGRNLENLKYVLNEATKNDLAFQLGYFTRYNNAVIALKKFLSEGIIGDVFEIDGVFSKKIPDSRRESIKKYYGGSMFFLGCYLIELVVSIFGFPESIKTYCRNSLNQADGLLDNQLAILEYKNCIASLRSSLLEIDGETRRHIDFVGTNGTLEINPFEPGELYLTLGKSSGNYSAGRNRIALPLQSDRYSAQLKDFAAMIRKEKPVYYGARKEIEIHETLLKASNLF from the coding sequence ATGAATAGAAGAGAATTTGCTCAAATATCAGCGTTAGCAGCATTTGGCTTTGCTCTACCGGCTTCGCTTAATGCTTTTCATAAATCCGGGAAAAGAATAAAAGTAGGAGTTATTGGTACTTATCATTCTCATACAGAGGACAAGATAAATACACTTATTTATTTGAATGATATCTACGAACTAATTGCTGTTGCTGAAGAGGATGCTGTAAGAAGAAATAATTCGATCGGGTTTTCTAACTATGGAAAAATTAACTGGATAACTAAAAGGGAATTACTAAGCCGGCAAGATTTAAATGCAGTTCTGATCGAATCTTCGATGGATGATCTACTATCAGATGCGCTTGAAGCTGTTGAAGCCGGTAAACATATTCATATCGATAATCCGCCCGGCAGGAATCTTGAAAATCTAAAATACGTTCTGAATGAAGCCACAAAAAACGATCTGGCCTTCCAGCTCGGATATTTTACAAGATATAATAATGCTGTAATTGCATTGAAAAAATTTCTGAGTGAGGGAATTATCGGAGATGTTTTTGAAATCGATGGAGTATTCAGTAAAAAAATACCCGATTCAAGAAGAGAAAGTATTAAGAAGTATTACGGCGGATCGATGTTCTTTCTCGGCTGCTATCTTATTGAACTGGTCGTTTCAATATTCGGCTTTCCGGAATCGATAAAAACGTATTGCAGAAATTCTCTCAATCAAGCTGACGGTCTTTTAGATAATCAGCTTGCAATTCTGGAATATAAAAACTGTATAGCATCACTTCGCAGCTCGCTCCTTGAGATTGATGGCGAAACAAGAAGACATATTGATTTTGTCGGTACAAATGGAACGCTCGAAATAAATCCTTTTGAACCGGGAGAATTATATTTAACTCTCGGAAAATCATCCGGCAATTATTCTGCCGGAAGAAACCGGATTGCTCTTCCTTTACAGTCCGATCGTTATTCCGCCCAATTAAAGGATTTTGCCGCAATGATTAGAAAAGAAAAACCGGTTTATTATGGAGCTCGAAAGGAAATTGAAATTCATGAAACTCTGTTGAAAGCTTCGAATTTATTTTAA